From a region of the Bradyrhizobium sp. KBS0727 genome:
- a CDS encoding DUF2975 domain-containing protein, whose protein sequence is MISSSSSDLSHPVSRLDRVRRIRSVSRVLAYACVGLSIVLTAGLAAYWIVSVDETILLDARLPGIAIRPIGWPVRLASMAISALSLACLIWGLLRARRCFEEFANSRFFTAENVDRLRDLAIAVFASTLLKPFAGAALSILLSWQTYATGKALVINLGSDSLLALLFAGLVAVIAWVMAEAHAIAAENAQFV, encoded by the coding sequence ATGATCTCATCCAGCTCGTCCGATCTTTCCCATCCGGTGTCGCGGCTCGATCGCGTCAGGCGGATTCGGAGCGTTAGCCGCGTGCTCGCATACGCATGTGTGGGGCTTTCGATTGTTCTGACGGCCGGACTGGCCGCCTATTGGATCGTCAGCGTCGATGAAACCATCCTGCTCGACGCGCGGTTGCCCGGCATCGCGATCCGTCCGATCGGCTGGCCCGTGCGGTTGGCGAGCATGGCGATATCGGCGTTGTCGCTCGCTTGCCTGATCTGGGGTCTGCTGCGGGCACGCCGGTGTTTTGAAGAGTTCGCCAACAGCCGCTTCTTTACCGCTGAAAACGTCGATCGGCTGCGCGACCTTGCGATCGCGGTGTTTGCTTCGACCTTGCTGAAGCCCTTTGCCGGCGCCGCGTTGTCGATCCTGCTGAGCTGGCAGACCTACGCGACCGGAAAGGCCCTCGTGATCAATCTCGGGTCCGACTCGCTGCTGGCGTTGCTGTTCGCGGGCCTGGTCGCGGTGATCGCGTGGGTCATGGCGGAGGCGCATGCCATCGCCGCCGAAAATGCCCAGTTCGTCTGA
- a CDS encoding 3-hydroxybutyryl-CoA dehydrogenase: MAVTIKKVGVIGSGQMGNGIAHVAALAGLDVVLNDVSADRLKSAMATINGNLSRQVAKGIITEDARKKALDRIASAETLDGLSDCDLVIETAVEKEEVKRKIFHELCAVLKPEAIVASNTSSISITRLAASTDRPERFIGIHFMNPVPLMELVELIRGIATDDATFDTAKEFVTRLGKQVAVSEDFPAFIVNRILLPMINEAIYTLYEGVGNVEAIDAAMKLGAHHPMGPLELADFIGLDTCLSIMQVLHEGLADSKYRPCPLLVKYVEAGWLGRKTQRGFYDYRGDKPVPTR; the protein is encoded by the coding sequence ATGGCGGTGACAATCAAGAAGGTCGGCGTGATCGGCTCGGGCCAGATGGGCAACGGCATTGCGCATGTGGCGGCGCTCGCCGGGCTCGACGTGGTGCTGAACGACGTCTCGGCCGACCGGCTGAAATCGGCGATGGCGACCATCAACGGCAACCTGTCGCGTCAGGTTGCCAAGGGCATCATTACCGAGGATGCGCGCAAGAAAGCGCTCGACCGTATCGCATCCGCCGAGACGCTCGACGGCTTATCGGACTGCGACCTCGTGATCGAGACCGCGGTCGAAAAGGAAGAGGTCAAGCGCAAGATCTTCCACGAACTCTGCGCGGTGCTGAAGCCGGAAGCGATCGTCGCCTCCAACACCTCGTCGATCTCGATCACGCGGCTTGCGGCCTCGACCGACCGTCCCGAGCGCTTCATCGGCATTCACTTCATGAATCCGGTGCCGCTGATGGAGCTGGTCGAACTGATCCGCGGCATCGCCACCGATGATGCGACGTTCGATACGGCGAAGGAATTCGTCACCCGGCTCGGAAAGCAGGTCGCGGTATCGGAGGATTTCCCGGCCTTCATCGTCAACCGCATTTTGCTGCCGATGATCAACGAGGCGATCTACACGCTCTACGAGGGCGTCGGCAACGTCGAGGCGATCGACGCGGCGATGAAGCTCGGCGCCCACCATCCGATGGGGCCGCTGGAGCTGGCCGATTTCATTGGGCTCGATACCTGTCTGTCGATCATGCAGGTGCTGCACGAAGGGCTGGCGGATTCCAAATACCGGCCGTGCCCGCTGCTGGTGAAATATGTCGAGGCCGGCTGGCTCGGTCGCAAGACCCAGCGCGGTTTCTACGACTACCGCGGCGACAAGCCGGTCCCGACGCGGTGA
- a CDS encoding chlorophyllide reductase, translated as MPHRRLQRPGSVFAGILVVPMIGTTMVGAEPSTSRGQISVAQVRAMLDQAATNPTARQTLTAYLAGAGETAGWLLDVAADQGFSQHGCARRLSLDDKAARQALEANPPKASPAETAATPLIVRDMLKRAGCRLSEK; from the coding sequence ATGCCGCATCGTCGTTTACAACGCCCCGGCTCGGTCTTCGCGGGCATCCTCGTTGTGCCGATGATCGGAACAACGATGGTTGGCGCCGAACCCTCTACGTCCCGCGGGCAAATCTCGGTCGCGCAGGTTAGGGCAATGCTGGATCAGGCCGCGACCAACCCGACGGCACGCCAAACCTTGACCGCCTATCTCGCGGGGGCCGGAGAGACCGCGGGATGGCTACTCGATGTCGCCGCCGACCAGGGTTTTTCGCAGCACGGCTGCGCGCGTCGCCTCAGCCTCGATGACAAGGCGGCCCGTCAGGCGCTCGAAGCGAACCCGCCAAAGGCCAGCCCGGCCGAAACCGCCGCCACGCCGCTGATCGTTCGCGACATGTTGAAGCGCGCCGGATGCCGCCTCAGCGAAAAATGA
- a CDS encoding helix-turn-helix transcriptional regulator, which produces MPIRVRLNVMLAERNVKSKDLAEHIGITEANLSLLKQGKVKGVRFDTLEKICEYLKCQPADLLRYESNEAG; this is translated from the coding sequence ATGCCGATCCGGGTCCGGCTGAACGTGATGCTGGCCGAGCGCAACGTGAAATCCAAGGATCTCGCGGAGCATATTGGGATCACCGAGGCCAATCTCTCGCTGCTCAAGCAGGGAAAAGTGAAGGGCGTCCGGTTCGATACGCTGGAGAAGATATGTGAATATCTGAAATGTCAGCCGGCCGATTTGCTCCGTTACGAGAGCAATGAAGCCGGTTGA